A single Ammospiza caudacuta isolate bAmmCau1 chromosome 6, bAmmCau1.pri, whole genome shotgun sequence DNA region contains:
- the FJX1 gene encoding four-jointed box protein 1 — MKRARRAAPGPLPVLGLLLLGALPGLWTVLLRREAAALPEPRPPAGQSPGRWGWGRSPPVRGESGGGGQKTFRTLLAVPPAATDREERDGEERLAVTDSQPPADAASPVERGIFWSRELEEQVPPGFAAEEAAAWLAAARAARVASLERGGCGRSSNRLARLSDGSRACVRYGINPEQIQGEALSYHLAGVLGMQERLPPMALALVEARGRQWEPVREELRGSHWAEGAVVSLTRWVDNLTAVVAPAPWGAEAGAGRRLQPLSAGELVGLSPSQLVELVQWSDLILFDYLTANFDRLVSNLFSLQWDPRVMRRATSNLLRAPDGGLVFMDNEAGLVHGYRLLSMWDPYNEPLLRSVCVFREGTARRVAELHRRRSAAAELRRRYRAREPLWARLGFLSERQAELLQARVDFVHRHIAHCRAQAAVL; from the coding sequence ATGAAGCGGGCGAGGCGGGCCGCGCCGGGCCCCCTGCCCGTGCTGGGGCTACTGCTGCTGGGCGCCCTGCCGGGGCTCTGGACGGTGCTACtgcggcgggaggcggcggcgctgccggaGCCGCGCCCGCCCGCCGGGCAGTCCCCGGGGcgatggggctgggggcgctccCCGCCTGTGCGGGGCGAGtccggcggcggcgggcagaAAACTTTTCGGACGCTACTGGCGGTGCCGCCGGCGGCGACGGACCGGGAGGAGCGGGACGGTGAGGAGCGGCTCGCTGTGACCGACTCGCAGCCGCCGGCCGACGCCGCCTCTCCGGTGGAGCGGGGCATCTTCTGGAGCCGcgagctggaggagcaggtgCCGCCGGGCTTCGCggcggaggaggcggcggcgtGGCTGGCGGCCGCCCGCGCAGCCCGCGTGGCCTCGCTGGAGCGGGGCGGCTGCGGGCGCAGCTCCAACCGGCTGGCGCGGCTGTCGGACGGGAGCCGCGCCTGCGTCCGCTACGGCATCAACCCGGAGCAGATCCAGGGCGAGGCGCTCTCGTATCACCTGGCCGGGGTGCTGGGCATGCAGGAGCGGCTGCCGCCCATGGCCCTCGCCCTGGTGGAAGCCCGCGGGCGGCAGTGGGAGCCGGTGCGCGAGGAGCTGCGCGGCTCGCACTGGGCCGAGGGCGCCGTGGTCAGCCTGACCCGCTGGGTGGACAATCTCACCGCCGTGGTGGCTCCCGCGCCCTGGGGCGCCGAGGCGGGCGCCGGCCGGCGGCTGCAGCCGCTGTCGGCGGGGGAGCTGGTCGGGCTGTCGCCGTCGCAGCTGGTGGAGCTGGTGCAGTGGAGCGATCTGATCCTCTTCGACTACCTGACGGCCAACTTCGACCGCCTGGTCAGCAACCTCTTCAGCCTGCAGTGGGACCCGCGGGTGATGCGCCGCGCCACCAGCAACCTGCTCCGCGCCCCCGACGGCGGGCTCGTCTTCATGGACAACGAGGCGGGGCTGGTGCACGGCTACCGCCTCCTCTCCATGTGGGACCCCTACAACGAGCCGCTGCTGCGCTCCGTGTGCGTGTTCCGCGAGGGCACGGCCCGCCGCGTGGCCGAGCTGCACCGCCgccgcagcgccgccgccgAGCTGCGCCGCCGCTACCGGGCGCGGGAGCCGCTCTGGGCGCGCCTCGGCTTCCTCTCCGAGCGCCAGGCCGAGCTCCTGCAGGCCCGCGTCGACTTCGTGCACCGGCACATCGCCCACTGCCGCGCCCAGGCCGCCGTGCTCTGA